CTAAGAAGGAATTTGCCGAGCTAGCTCTTGATGGACACAACTTCCCTACATGGGCGATGGATCTCAAAGTGAGTCTATCGTTACGCGGAATGTATAGGGCAATTGACACTCCCAAACAGGGAGATGCTCCATTGTCTGAACCATCCAAGTACCATGCCTTATACATAATAAGGAACCACATCCATTCAGATCTCAAAGCTGAATATCTGATGGAAGAGGACCCACGGGCTCTCTGGCTTGCTTTGCAACAGCGGTATGAGCAACAAAAGGCAGTTATTCTCCCGGAGGCCACTCATGAATGGAACCACCTCCGCATTCAAGATTTCAAATCTGTGAATGAATATAACCATGCCATGCACAAACTCAGTTCCAAACTGAGGTTTTGTGAAAAGGAGCCATCTGATGCGGAGAAAATTGAAAAGACTTTGTCTACCATGCTTCCCGCTCAAATGATCCTCCAACAGCAATACCGTGAGAGGGGATTCACAGTCTATTCTGATCTCATTAAAACATTACTTCAGGCTGAGAGGCACAATGAGCTCCTCATATGGAACTCCAATCAAGACCCTGTCGGTGCCAAGCCCTTGCCCGAAGTACATGCAAATGCTCAGAAACAGACACCAAAGGATGCCAACAAAAATGGCAATCCTAGATCCTCCAAAGGCAAAAACAAGCGCAAGGGACCCCGTAAGCCTCGAGGTGCTAAGGGCAAAGGCAACAACTCTAAGTCAAAAGACAAGTCCTCAACTTGTACAAAGTGTGGTTGCTACAACCACCCGACTAAGAAATGCCGCACCCCTAAGCACCTTGTGGAACTGTACTTGCATTCCGTGGGACGAGGACGCTCCAACCAAGGACGCTCCAACCAAGGTGGACAACCGTCTGAAGCACACTTCAACGATCTGGCAGCCCCAGGATGTTCCAACCCCGCCCCAGCGGGACCGAGCAACACACTGGCGCCTCTTCCACCTGATGGCATGGCAAATGACTCCACCAACAACATGATCATTGAATACAATTCTGATGATCTGTTCGGCGACTACAACTAGATTGATAGTCATTTGAAATTTTAGTTTCATCATTCGCCTTCGGGATTGTAATAATTGACAATTTGTTTTTTCTACACTCTGTTTGATGTTCATTGACTTATGCACAATTCAACATCAATAAATgtttatatttcatatatattcatgttgagaatttcattctctttTATATTCTCTATTTTCATAGATTGTACGGGAGTCAATCCGATGGATGAGGAAATGTGCCTAGTGGACAGTGGCACCACTAACTCTATACTTAGGGAAataaaatatttccaaactctCACAAAGAGCAAAGGAAATGTTTTAACAATCGCTGGACGCGATGCCGTAATAGCAGGCTCTGGAAGAGCCATTATTACGCTCCCTATGGGTACAACGATTACAATCGAGGATGCACTTCTGTATCCTGATTCAACTCGTACCTTATTGAGTTATAGAGATATCCGCAAAAATGGGTATCATATTGAAACCCATCACCAAAATAATGAGGAGTTCCTCCTCATTACAAAGGATAACGGATATGGCAGAGATACTCTCGAAAGAATTCCCTCAACTTCGTCTGGATTGTACTATTCATACATAAAACCCGTACAACATGTTGCGTACAAAGTAATTTTTCAGAATGTCAATGCATTCCAAACTTGGCATGATCGCCTTGGTCACCCTGGCATAGGGATGATGAGAAAAATTACTAGCAATTCTGTTGGTCACTCGCTAACCAATGCAAAGTTTCCCCAATCCTCAGATTATACTTGCACCGCATGTGCAACAGGGAAATTAATTTTGAGGCCCTCTTCCCTCAAAATCAAAGTTGAACCACTCAACTTCCTTGAACGCATTCAAGGGGACATATGTGGCCCGATAAATCCTTTATCGGGACCGTTCAGGTACTTCATGGTTTTAATAGACGCATCCACACGATGGTCTCATGTGTCTCTTCTATCGACACGAAACCatgcttttttcaaaataattGCGCAAGTTATCAAACTCAAAGCGCAACATCCTGAACATCAAATAAAATCCATTAGGATGGATAACGCTGCTGAATTTTCCTCTCGAGCCTTCAATGACTATTGCATGGCCTTAGGAATACAAGTACAGCATTCTGTCCCATATGTCCACACACAAAATGGGTTAGCCGAGTCTCTCATCAAGAGAATCAAGCTCATTGCTAGACCGCTATTGCAGAATTGCAATCTACCAACCTCATGTTGGGGTCATGCAGTCTTACACGCTGCTGAACTGATTCAATTGCGACCAACTGCATACCATGCGACGTCTCCGTTGCAACTAGTACATGGAAATCCCCCAAGCATTTCCCATCTGCGAAAGTTCGGTTGCGCTACATACGTACCGATCTCACCACCGAAGCGTACAACAATGGGCCCCCATAGAAAATTGGGGATCTATGTGGGATACAAATCTCCGTCGATTATAAAGTATCTGGAGCCCACCACAGGGGACCTCTTTACGGCCCGGTACGCTGATTGTATCTTCAATGAAGATCATTTTCCGGCATTAGGGGGAGACTTACCACATCACAAACAATGCCAGGAAATCAATTGGGATGCCCCATGCATACCCAACTCAGATCCACGTACTTCAGAATCTGAACTCCAAGTTCAGAAAATCATAAATTTGCAACACATTGCAAACAACGTGCCAGACGCATTTACTGATTATAAGGGTGTTACAAAATCCTATAATCCAGCGAGAAATGTACCGGAAAGAGTAGAGGTACCAAACAAAACTACTCAACTCCCTAGTAAGAGGGGGAGAAGTACGGCTATCTCCACGGATACAGCTTCTAGCAAGCAAAGGAAACGGAAGACAAAATCTTCTGATCCAGTAAATGTAGCTCAACCTCATGTTGAGAAACACCCAGTGGAGGTTCAACCTTCACATCCCACATCAACAGTGCACTCAATTACTGATGCTGGGACATCGGAATACCCTGATGCGACCATCTTGGGAAATGATGATGCATCGGAAAGGGTCCATGAAATTTCCATCAACTATGCAGAAACTGGAGAGTCATTTGATAGAAAGACTACAATTGTCGACTCATATTTCTCCGCAATGATTGCCGAAATCCTTGAAAATGATCCAGATCCTAAGACCATGGCAGAGTGCAAAACGCGCTCGGACTGGAACCAATGGAAAGATGCAATCCAAGCAGAAATATCCTCGCTCACAAAAAGACAGGTATTCTCACAAGTAATACCTACACCTCCACAAGTATTCCCTGTGGGATTCAAGTGGGTTTTCGTCCGAAAGCGGAACGAGAACAATGAGGTGGTGAGACACAAAGCGAGGCTTGTAGCACAAGGGTTCACGCAGAGACCCGGCATTGACTTCAATGAAACATACTCTCCAGTCATGGGTGGAATAACATTCCGATACTTAATCTCTCTGGCTGTACAAAATCGTCTatctatgcagttgatggacgtagtgacTGCATATCTCTATGGGTCACTCGATTCGGACATATACATGAAGGTTCCCGACGGAATCCCAATACCGAATCAAAACACAAATCGCAACATGTATTGTGTAAAGCTACAGAAATCACTCTATGGCTTAAAGCAGTCGGGAAGAATGTGGTATAACCGACTCAGCGAGTACCTTCTGCAGAAGGGCTACTCCAACAGTGATGATTGCCCATGTGTCTTCATCAAGAAATCCCAAACGGGATTCTGCATCATATCggtgtatgttgatgatttAAATATCATCGGCCACAAACAAGATATTGATGAGGCATGCAAACATCTTAAGACGGAGTTCGAGTTGAAGGATTTGGGTAAAACCAAATTCTGCTTAGGCCTACAGCTTGAGCATCTTTCAACTGGAATCTTTGTGCATCAATCTGCATATGTCCAGAAAGTATTGGAGAGATTCAATATGGACAAAGCATATCCTTCCAAAACCCCTATGGTTGTTCGGTCTTTGGGACTAAACACTGATCCATTCAGACCACAAGATGAGGGGGAGGAAATCCTAGGACCTCATGTCCCATACCTTAGTGCCGTCGGAgcactgatgtaccttgccaaTAGCACCAGGCCTGACATCGCTTTCGCAGTGAATTTGCTAGCAAGGCACAGTGCCGCTCCTACCAAGAGACATTGGACAGGAGTAAAACAGATCCTCAGATATGTTAATGGCACAAGGGATCTCGGATTATTCTTCCAAAGAGGAACAAATTCCGAGATGATAGGATACACCGATGCTGGATATCAATCAGACCCCCATAATGGCAGATCACAAACCGGTTTCGTATTTTTACAAAACGGAACCGCCATATCATGGACATCATCCAAGCAAACCTTGGCAACAACGTCCACGAATCATTCTGAAATAGTCGCATTATATGAGGCCTCACGTGAATGCGTTTGGCTTCGCAGAATGATCAACCACATACAGCAGTCGTGTGGTCTTAAAGCTATCACAGCTCCAACCATTATCTATGAAGATAATGCGGCTTGTGTTACACAGATGGAGACAGGCTACATCAAGAGCAATATCAACAAACACATCTCTCCAAAGTTGTTCTATCCTCATGAATTACAACAAAAGGGAGAGATTG
This window of the Sorghum bicolor cultivar BTx623 chromosome 7, Sorghum_bicolor_NCBIv3, whole genome shotgun sequence genome carries:
- the LOC110437283 gene encoding uncharacterized protein LOC110437283 — its product is MYRAIDTPKQGDAPLSEPSKYHALYIIRNHIHSDLKAEYLMEEDPRALWLALQQRYEQQKAVILPEATHEWNHLRIQDFKSVNEYNHAMHKLSSKLRFCEKEPSDAEKIEKTLSTMLPAQMILQQQYRERGFTVYSDLIKTLLQAERHNELLIWNSNQDPVGAKPLPEVHANAQKQTPKDANKNGNPRSSKGKNKRKGPRKPRGAKGKGNNSKSKDKSSTCTKCGCYNHPTKKCRTPKHLVELYLHSVGRGRSNQGRSNQGGQPSEAHFNDLAAPGCSNPAPAGPSNTLAPLPPDGMANDSTNNMIIEYNSDDLFGDYN